The stretch of DNA TATTCTAGAAGGGGACGGGCGACGCCGGAAAGAATCGTCGCTTTCCAACCAGTAGCAGCCTTCAGGCAGAACACGGCATAACATTTAGGAGTGGGAGGCGTTAGTGGGCGCTTATAGCTCAGATCGACCGTTCGTAACGTTGGAGCAGATGGCGCTCTTTGATGCCGTTGATCGAGACACCGCTCGAAGGTACGGAGTCAAGGTTAAGGCGGCCGGCGTATCTAACGTCGACTACAAGGTCAGGTTCAGCAAGCTCAGCACCAGCCAGAACATGAATCCTCCACCGAGTTGCGGTCGGATCTTCCCGGGGTACGTGGTAGTCCGGAAGCTGGGGACCTCAGATCAGTACGAGACATGGATGCCTGAGCATGTTTTCAATGAGTTGTATCGGCCTGAGAAATGAAGCGAGAACGAAGAGGTGGGCTAGAAGTTCCGGGGGGCGGTTCCAACGTCCGCTTTCGACCCAAAGCGGACGTTTGTGGTCTGGCTTGAACGGATGGGGGAAACGGCATGGCGGCCAATGACAACCTGATACCGAAGTTGGGCCTCGGCACCGTGCGCGCATTCTTCGTATACGGCGCTGCGTTTGTTCCGAATGGCTCGACTGGCGGGCCGGTGGCGATGTTCGGGATCGCCGGTGCAGGTCTGATGTATGGGGCGATCGTGCTGACGACGCTGTGGTCGGAAGCGGAAGCGGAAGCGGAAGCGGCAAAGACTCGTCTACGGCGAGGCAGTCGTGCGTTTCTCCATCACTTGATTTGAAATTTTTTCTCTGGGGACGGAATGAGCGAGTTCATCGTGTCAGGGCCGCATGTTGTGCCGGTGTACAAAGGGAAGGTAGGTCGCATCGTGCGGGCCGAGGAGGGTGAGGAGTTCTTTAGGAATCATCCGTCCTTGCAGGGTAGAAGCGGCTGCTACGTATTCGCGATGCGGGCTAGTCGCGGGCTCACTCCCATGTACGTTGGAAAAGCAACGAAGAGCTTTGGTCAAGAGTGCTTCGCATCGCACAAGCTCGGGAAGTGCAACGAGATCTTGGCCGATTACGCGCGCGGGACCTTGGTGTTGTTCATGTTTGAGTCTCCGAGTGGTAGGAAGGCGCCGACCTATCAGATCGATCTGCTTGAGAACTTCCTCATACAGTCGGCGTTGTCCGTAAACGATACGTTGCTCAACATAAAGAAGACGAAGCAGGAGACCTGGAGCATCCGCGGCATGATCAGGTCGTCCAAGAAGGGGAAGCGCAGCAAAGCGGCTAGTGCTGCAAGCAATATGCTGGGCCTTGATTGACGATGGTGCTCGAAACCGGATGCATGGGCGGGCGCAGGTCCCTGTGCTAATGTCCGCTTTCGACCCAAAGCAGACATTTGGCGATCGATCGTCAAGCATCTGTCGCATTCCCCACCGCATCCTTAGAATGTCCATTTACCCCGAAGGCGGAACCGGAACTGCCCGCGACCTCGAAACCGAGTGGCGCGGAAGGTCTATCGTAAAGACGCACCCGGAGCCTGGAACATTACGCACGCTAAGGATGCCCCCGTTGGCCTCGATGCTTCGTCGGGAGATCGACAGGCCTAATCCGAGGCCGCTTCGGTCCTCAGCTCCCTGAGTGAAAGCTTCAAACATCTTCTCCGCGTCACCTGGGGGGAGGCCGCCGCACTGGTCCTCGACGTCGATCAATACGCGATCAGCCATTGCATATGCATTTAGGGTGACTTCGCTGTGAGGGTGCGAGAACTTGAAGGCGTTCTGCAGGAGATTTCCTGCTGCTGCAAGGATCAGGTCCCGATCCACATCGAGCGCCAACTGCGGGTCAACGCTGGAAACATTCAACTTGCAGCCCCGCACGTCTGCTTCAAGCGATGCAGATAGCTTGAGCTCGGCAAGGAAGTCGACCACAGAGAAGAGCCGGTTATGCAATGGCAGGCCCGCTGTCATCCGGACCTCTGCCAAGGAACGATCGATCAAGTTGCTCAAGCCCACTAGGGCCCGGTCAAGCACGACACCCGTAGCTCCGCCCAGTCCAACACTGCCCCCCTTGATGACGGAAAGTGCCAAGGTGGCCGTGCACAACTGGTTGCGCAATTCGTGTGCAAAGAATCCAAGGCGCTCGTTCAGGGCATGGGCCTGCTGGTCGGCGACGACAGAGTCGCGCTGATAGCCGAACTCAGTCACGGCGTTGGCGATGGCGTTGTCGAGGCAACGGTTGAGAGTCCTGAACTCGTCAATGCTGATCGCCGCATCTTGTTTGAAAGCTAGATCGGTGATTGCTTGGCATAGGTCGCCGTAGTCGTGGACCACTTCCTCTACAGTGAATCCGTGCTGCATCAATTCCTTGCCGTGCTGTGCGGCCGATTCGCCGATTTCTGACAGCGCTGGCTTTCCACCGCCGGAGCGACCAGAAACTTTGCGACTCCGCATCGGATCCGCGGTCCTCTCTAACGCAAGGGTTTTTATGACCTGATCGAGGAACACAGTGATCCCGTGCTTCAACTCTTCCCCGGCCGTACCAGGCGGCGATCGACCTGCCACTTTCGCCCGGCAGCGAGCGATCAGCTCGTCTCGATTCGATATTAGGAACTGGTACATCACCGAGCTCACTGTACGCCGACTAATCTCAGTGTGTGGTGTTGGAGGACGTGTCGCCGCCGGGCGGTCGTCCAGTGGGGCTGTGGAAGCGCTTGAAGAGTAGTTGGTCGGAAAATTGTTACGGCCAGGTGTTTACTGGACTGGGAAACCGTCACGCAAGTTCGGGGCGTGCGTACCGTTCGACCTCTTCATTTCTCGGATTTGCCGATAGCGGGTCACCTTGCCGAGTTTGGAGCCGAAGCGACCACAGCAGGCACCCAAGAGACGTGATCCACACAGTCAACGACCCCGGCACTGCCCTCGCAGCCAACTTGCTCGGTGCCAGGCAGAGCGCCCAGCCGGTCGAGGGCAGCGAGCGGCGATAACAAGGCGGCAATGGATCGGCCACTGGCTTTGCTTGGCTCAACGAAATCTGAAACAGGTACCTGCCACCCGACGCGAATGACCGCTTCTAGCCGATAGCGGACATTGGGCAGTTAGCGTCCAGGGCCGGTGCTAAAGTCCGCTTCCGAGCCATAGCGGTCACTCGACAGGGCGTTTGAGCCGACTAATGTATAACCCGAACGCGGGTCCGGCTAATCAAAGTTGGGCATCTGTGAGAGCGCGCCATGTCTGATGCAAAAGTCGATCGTCCGGGAAAGACTCTAGCGTCCGGCGCTATCCTCTTGGTCCTTGGAGTGTGGTTCTGGCATTACCTTGTTCGCAACCCGTTCGACGACTTGGCCCTTATACGGAATGGCCAAATAGCCAAAGGTATGTTGGTTGAGGTTGCCGAAGATGAACAAGAGGACGCACAGGGCCGCGTCTTTGTCTCGGATGTGGGTGCCTACTCCTTCCGTGTAGATGGTCAAGAATATTTTGCAACCACTAGAGGGCCGACTGGGTCACTGAGCGCCTCCGAAACTATTGAGTTCGTACCGAGCAATCCTAGGATTAATCGTGTATCTGGAGATGGAGCCCAGTCAATTTGGGAATGGACCTGGCGAAAACTAGGGCTTGGCCTGATTCTGCTAGGGCTCTTTGCATATCCAGGACTTAGACTTCTATGGAGCGCGATGCTGGGCTATAAGCGCCGCCCAGCGCGCTCCTCGGCACGGATTAGCTAAGGCGTTAGCGAGTGGCCACCTGGGGGCGGAAACGGTCGACATTCTGGGCCTGATTACTGTCGGATTGCCTTTCGCTTGCGCTCGGCACCCTCTTGGACCTTGCGCAGTGCGGTGGCGACTTGGGCTTCCATCTGGACCTCCAAGGTCTCGACACCATCAGGTCGACGCAACGCTTCGATCACCGCGTCGGCGCGCTCGGGCTGGTAGGCGGTCCCCTGTAGGATCGCGTCCAACAGCGCGTTGATGGACGGTGCGACGTTGATCGATGGCGAGTGAACGACCGCTCGGGGATCAGCAGCGACCACCGCCTCTGCGTGCGCTGCCTCGGACGCAGCCGTCGCGAGAGTCGCCAGTGCGTGTTGGAAGGCCACGCCGGCACGCAGTGCGGTCAGGTATGCCTCTGGGACCGCGCGTATAGACCTGTGTGCCGCAGACAGGTCTCGGTCCAATGAGGCGATGCGCTGCGCCAGGCGCTCCGCCTCCTGGCGGCTTTCGAGCTCCTCTAGGGCGCTAGCCAGAACTCCGCGATCCCGGGTCACCTGGTCGATCTCCCGGAGGACATTGCCCAGTTCCTGGGCCGCGGATTGTTTGCCCGATGCCACGTCCAGGGAGAGGGTGCGCTTGCGATCCAGAAGCCCGCGGCTGCGGTCGGCGAGTTCGGCTTGGCCAGCGAGTAGAGATGCGCGATCAGTAGTCATGGGGTCCACCTTCGAGAGGGTTGTAAACGTTTATGGGATCGTCCGTCGCCGGGAGGCTTAGGCGCACCGGGCGGACAGGTGTGGTGTTGGAAGGACTTGGGCTGGCTGAAGTGGCAGCTGCTGGAGGCTTAGCCGGCAGGGAGGCAACGGCCGAGCTCGCAATGGCATCGTTCGTTCTCGGCGGCACGCCACTCATCACGACGAGGGTCTCTAGCGAAACGCCGCCGCCAGCGCCTTGGATTGCTCGCACGCGCGCGGCCTGAAGCGCCTCGGCCAAGTTGCTTTCGTCCTCGACGTCGGCGACACGCGGCTTGAGCTTCGGGACGGTTCGGTCCAAGACGATTGCTGCCGCGGCCAGATCGCCGCCCTTAGCCATCGTTACTACCTTGGCGATGACTTCCTTGACGTCGTCTTCGCTAATGAGGTCCTGGCGCAGCAGGTTGGGCGCGGACTTCGAACCTTTGGGGCGTCCCCGCGGATTCGGGCTGGGTGCGCCCTTTTTGAAACGAGCCATCTGTTACCTCCTGTTGCCTGACTGTTTTTGCCCAGTTCTTGCCGCCCTCGCTTGCCGACGCCCAATGGCGGCGAATTGCTTGATAAGGACCGCACTGTTCCCGGCGCCCGAGTCCACCAGGTCTGCGAGCCAGGGCAGCCGTTTTGAGGCTTGCTGGTAGGCCGTACGGGCGAAAGCAAGGTTCGCGTCGAACTGAGAGCCCCAGGTCTTGCGCAGTTCGCTCAGGGCCTTGGCGCCGTTCTCTACGATCTGGTCGGTCGAGGGGAGCTCATCCCGCATCCATCGGTCGTGCCAGGCCGACAGCTCCATGGCGATTTCGTGCGCATGATCGGCCGGGACGGACCATTCGAAGAGCAGGGCGCTGGCCTCGCGGCGCCCTTCCGCCAACGCCTGCGCGTCGGGCTCGTTGCCGTCGTGCCTCGCCTGATGCTCCAACTGGTCGAAAGTGGCGCCTAACGCGGCCCCGCTGTAAGCCTCTGGAGAGTCGAGCACCGGACCGCCATCCGCGTACATGCGTTCAGAGAGGCTCTCGTCGGCGCTCAACGCTTCGGCGGGACTGAGCTGGTGATCGGTCAGGGCGGGCGCCTGGGAGCCGTTCTGTGCGTCAGAAATGGGATCCGTGGTTGCTCCCATGCTCGGAAACATACGAAAGGCCAGATCCTGCCGTTGGTCGCTGGAACCCGGGGGCAAGGTTTTGGGGGGCGCTGAGCCGGTGTTCGCCGATGCCTGGTTGGGGTACAGCCGGGATGCAATGTCGTCGTTCACTTCAAACTCCTTTCGTTCCGCGATAACTAGGCCAAGCGAAGGCGACGGTGACCGCGCAATCGCGGAGCCGGTCCATCAACCGTTGCCCGAGGGATTTTTCGAGTTGCTCAAGAGGCCGGTTCGAGATGAGAACCATGGGCATGAGGTCGGCATAGCGGCCGTCGACCACTCGGAACAGCAGTCCGATATCGTGTTCGGACAGGCCGACGTCCAGTTCATCGATGATGAGCAAGCGCACGCGATGGAGATGATCGAACGCCGCCGCTTGTAAGCGCTCGCCGCCGCGCTGGCCATAGTGGTCTTTGATGCCCGCGAGCATCGACGCGGCGGTGGCGTAGAAGCAGGGAATCTCACGCTCGGTCAGCGCCCGCAGGGCCGCTAGGGCGAGATGCGTCTTTCCTGTCCCGGGGCCGCCTATTAGAAGCAAGCTACTGCCCTTGGCCTCCAATTCCTGGAACTTTTCCGTGAAAGTGCGAAGGATGCGAAGAGCGTCCCGCTGCTCCTTCGTCCTCGCCACGTACGAGTTGAAATCGGCCTGTGCGAAGCGCCTGGGCAGTCCCGATACGGACATCAAGCGAGCGATCCGACTTTGGCGGTCGCGCTCTTCGAGTTGACGCGCGCGATCGCGCACTTGCCCAGCGCACACAGGGCATCGAGACGCGATCTCGCAATCCCTGTCCAGCAAGATGGAAGTGACCTTCGCCTGGTACAAGCCATGACCGTGGGGACAGTCCCGAGGTTCCAGGCGCGGCGCGGCGGACAGCGTCTTCATGCGGCACCCCTTGCCCACGCGGGCTGTTGGTCTGCTGGAGTGCCCTGATAGGTGATTTCGCGGAAGTCGTCGGAGACCTTGCCCTGTCGATGCGATTTTGAAGCTGCTTCCAGCCAGCCAACCGGAGCGCTAATGTCCTGCTTCTCGGCTTGGGAAAGCAGGCGGCTGGCCTCCACGTTACCAACGTCCTTCCTGAGCTTCCCCAGGATCGACCTTGCACGCTGCTCGGAGATGCCTTTGCTGATTAGGAAGGCGAGGCCTGATCCGAAGATGGGATCTGCCGGCGGCGAAGCCGGCATCTGTTCAAGTCTGTTAAAGGCTTTCTTCTGTTCGTGTCCCATGGGCGGGGCCAGATTGGTCCCGTGGGCGGAACCGGTGCGAAGACCCTTGGTGGCACCAGTCGCGTTCCAACTGGCACCGGTCCCGTGGGCGGAACTAGTTCCGTCGACGGAGCCGGTCAACTCATACGTAGATGGAGCGCCGTGGCGGCGACGGACAGCTATCCAACTGGAGGACTCCAGCCGGCGGAGCGCGCGGATAGCAGTCGTCTTAGGAACATTCGACTTCCCCACGATTGTGGCAAGACTGGGGAAGCATGTGCCGTCGCGCATGTTGGCGTGGTCGACGATCACGGACAGCACGGCTACGTCGGTGCGTACTAGCCTGGAGTCGCAGGATGCGCGGATGAGGAATGCGAGCTTCCCGGAGAAGTTGAAAGGCTCATCGGCCACGTCCGGAGCCTCCCCGATGACTCGCGGAGCAGAATTGAAGTGGCACGGGGTGCTTGGCCATGACTCAAGCCTCTTTGCCAGCGTCCGCGATGTAGCGCATGAGATCAGCCGCGCGCCAGACAGTGACGCCAGGCGACAGCTTGACCGGCTGAGGGAAGCGCCCAGCCTTCACGCCGGCCCAGAAGGTCGAGCGCGAGACGGGGATCAATGGCGGGATCGGCGGGGTTGCCTTCGCATCTCCGATGATCTGGGGCAGGCGGAGGAACGCGCTATCGGCGAGGGAAGACGGGGCCATCGCATTGCATCCTTGAATTGGATGCTGGCGACCTGCCTAGCACCCGACTGGCTGCGGCCAGCTGGGGCTGACAGTAAGTCTCGCAACGGGACGAATACGGGTGAGGTCGCTATTCCGTACCGTTTTCTGGGCGTGCTGGGCGCGGTGCACCGCCATCCATTGAGGCCAGTACCGATAGCCCGTACCTGCTCAACTCCTGTGCTCGCACGGGATCGCCAAGCCTAGGGTCATCTTCGATATGGAGCATGCAGGCAATCAGCGGGTGTGCCTTGGCTTCCTTGAACCGGGTGTAGAGACTTTCGGCCTTGTTGCCGTTGGCGTTCCAAGGCTCTTTGCGCGCGAGGGCCATGCAAGCTGTGTGTGCTGACTTGACTGGAGACAAGGCGGTTCCGCTCGCCATTTTGTCCAGTACGGCGAGCACAAGGCGCGCCTGCTCGGGTACTGTCCACGTCGATTTTGTCCGCTTGCGGGACGGCGATGCCTGGAAGCCGGGCACAAAGTCCATCGCCATCCGCAACGCGAGGCACTGCCAAGGATCTTTAAGGTCTAGGCGGCTGGCGGGAGGGGTGATGCCGTAGTGCGCAAACAGCGCACCAAGCTTCGGATTAGTCCCGAGCATATGTGTGACTGCGACATCGCCGTGCCACTTCGCAATGGCGGCCCTGTTTTCCTCTTCCCAGTTTTCAGACGTTAGCGCTCCGGCGAGCGGAGGAAATGGGGGCATCAACACGGGCGTGCCCAATTCATCCATAAACTTAGGTCTGGGTCGCGCTTTGCGTGCCATATCAGCCAGCCTTTCGCTTTAAAGGAGCGACATTCTCAGTGCGGAGTGCGTCAAGGTAATCAGCCCATGCCGCCATCATCTTTTGACGCTCGGCTAGGTGCGCAGTGCGGTTGTAGGCGCGGCCATTCGGATCACGTACGGCATGCGCCAGCTGGTGTTCGATGTAGTCGGGCCGGAAATGCAGAACCTCGTCCAGGATGGTGCGAGCCATCGCACGGAAGCCATGGCCGCTCATCTCGTCCTTAGCGAAGCCCATTCGGCGCAAGGCTGATAGCACGGCGTTGTCGCTCATCGGGCGCTGCGGGCCACGACCGCTTGGGAACACGAATCGTCCACGCCCGGTCAACGCATGCAGCTCGGTGAGGATTTCGACCGCCTGCGGTGCCAAAGGAACGATGTGCGCAAGGCGCGTTTTCATCTTTTCGGCTGGAATGTTCCATTGAGCCGTGTCCAGGTCTATCTCTGACCACTCTGCCTGGCGCAACTCTCCCGGACGCACGAAAAGCAAAGGAGCAAGGCGCAGGGCACACTTCGTGACGAACAACCCCTTGTAGTCGTCGATGGCACGCAGCAAGCCGCCGACCGCTGCGGGGTCTGTGATCGCTGCGTGGTGAGTTTCTTTAACCGGGGGTAGGGCGCCTCTGAGGTCGGCTGCAGGATTGCGCTCCGCACGGCCTGTCGCGATGGCATAGCGGAAGATCTGGCCGCAGTTCTGCAGGATCCGATGGGCCGTTTCGACGGCGCCGCGGTCGACCACGCGGTTGATCGTTGCCAGCAGTTCCTTTGCGGTCATCTCAGCGACCGGGCGCTTTCCCAGC from Lysobacter arenosi encodes:
- a CDS encoding gas vesicle protein GvpD, translating into MKTLSAAPRLEPRDCPHGHGLYQAKVTSILLDRDCEIASRCPVCAGQVRDRARQLEERDRQSRIARLMSVSGLPRRFAQADFNSYVARTKEQRDALRILRTFTEKFQELEAKGSSLLLIGGPGTGKTHLALAALRALTEREIPCFYATAASMLAGIKDHYGQRGGERLQAAAFDHLHRVRLLIIDELDVGLSEHDIGLLFRVVDGRYADLMPMVLISNRPLEQLEKSLGQRLMDRLRDCAVTVAFAWPSYRGTKGV
- a CDS encoding tyrosine-type recombinase/integrase, with the translated sequence MPLTDTAIRKAKSGDKPIKMADEKGLYLLLAPAGGKWWRFDYRYLNKRKTLAIGTYPDTSLADARSRLDDARKLLANGVDPSEHKKATKAAKVTQGANSFEVVGREWHAKQARVWVKGHADKILLRLENDVFPWLGKRPVAEMTAKELLATINRVVDRGAVETAHRILQNCGQIFRYAIATGRAERNPAADLRGALPPVKETHHAAITDPAAVGGLLRAIDDYKGLFVTKCALRLAPLLFVRPGELRQAEWSEIDLDTAQWNIPAEKMKTRLAHIVPLAPQAVEILTELHALTGRGRFVFPSGRGPQRPMSDNAVLSALRRMGFAKDEMSGHGFRAMARTILDEVLHFRPDYIEHQLAHAVRDPNGRAYNRTAHLAERQKMMAAWADYLDALRTENVAPLKRKAG
- a CDS encoding DUF5681 domain-containing protein, with product MARFKKGAPSPNPRGRPKGSKSAPNLLRQDLISEDDVKEVIAKVVTMAKGGDLAAAAIVLDRTVPKLKPRVADVEDESNLAEALQAARVRAIQGAGGGVSLETLVVMSGVPPRTNDAIASSAVASLPAKPPAAATSASPSPSNTTPVRPVRLSLPATDDPINVYNPLEGGPHDY
- a CDS encoding helix-turn-helix transcriptional regulator — its product is MAPSSLADSAFLRLPQIIGDAKATPPIPPLIPVSRSTFWAGVKAGRFPQPVKLSPGVTVWRAADLMRYIADAGKEA
- a CDS encoding sensor histidine kinase, with the translated sequence MYQFLISNRDELIARCRAKVAGRSPPGTAGEELKHGITVFLDQVIKTLALERTADPMRSRKVSGRSGGGKPALSEIGESAAQHGKELMQHGFTVEEVVHDYGDLCQAITDLAFKQDAAISIDEFRTLNRCLDNAIANAVTEFGYQRDSVVADQQAHALNERLGFFAHELRNQLCTATLALSVIKGGSVGLGGATGVVLDRALVGLSNLIDRSLAEVRMTAGLPLHNRLFSVVDFLAELKLSASLEADVRGCKLNVSSVDPQLALDVDRDLILAAAGNLLQNAFKFSHPHSEVTLNAYAMADRVLIDVEDQCGGLPPGDAEKMFEAFTQGAEDRSGLGLGLSISRRSIEANGGILSVRNVPGSGCVFTIDLPRHSVSRSRAVPVPPSG